The Stigmatella ashevillena genomic sequence CGTGGGGGCAAGGCCCTCTGTCCTCACCTTGAACGATGGTTCCCCGGATGCACGCCTTGCGCCCCTGGAAGCCCTCGCGCGGGCGTATCGCAGGGCCCTGCTTCGGCTCTCACGCAAGGGCCTCGGTTATGGAGACGCACGAGGCGACGGGGTGCTGCGGGAAGTCCTCTCCTCGTTCCTGAACCAAGCTCGAGGGCTCTCAAGCCGGCCGGAGCAGCTTGTCATCACCCGAGGCAGCCAGATGGCGCTGCTGCTCGCGGGCAAGGCGCTCGTCCGCCCGGGCGAGGTCGTCGCCGTGGAGTCCCCCGGCTACACGCCTGCCTGGGATGCGTTCCGGTTCGTGGGCGCGGAGCTGTGCCCTGTCTCCGTGGATCATGAGGGATTGAGGATCGACGCGCTGGAGCGGGTGCTCGCGCGTGGGCGGGTTCGTGCAGTCTACACGACGCCCCACCACCAGTACCCCACGACCGTCTCGCTCTCCGCGGCGCGGCGCTTGGCGCTCCTGTCTCTCGCGGCGAAGCACGGCTTCACCATCATCGAGGACGATTACGACTACGAGTACTACTACGCGTCGCGTCCGCTCCTGCCCATGGCGAGCACCGACGAACTCCGGAGCGTGGTGTACATCGGCTCGCTCTCGAAGCTGCTCGCGCCGGGCATCCGTGTCGGATACCTCGTGGCGAACGAGCAGCTCCTCGAAAAGGCGGTGGAGGCGCGGGCGACGGTGGACCGGCAGGGGGAGCCCGCCCTGGAGCGCGCCGTCGCGGAGCTTCTTGAGGACGGCGAGCTTCAACGGCACGCGCGCAAGGCACGCCGGGTGTACGAGGGGCGCCGGGATCACCTGGTGTCACGCCTGCGGGCTCATCGGCACCTGCGGGAGATGCTCGAGTTCGATGTGCCCTCGGGAGGACTGGCCCTCTGGCTGAGGGCCCGGGAAGGGGTGGACGTAGAGGCGTGGAGCCGCCGCGCCGCCGAGAAGGGACTCCTCTTCATGCCCGGCAGTGCACATGGAACGGAGCGGCTGGCGCGACAGGGCTTTCGCGCGGGATACGCCGCGCTGGAGCCACGGGAGCTGGATGCCGCGGTCACGCTCCTCGGCAAGAGTGCGTAGTGGGCACGGCAGGGGCGTCGGTTTTCCTTCAGTTCAGGTCTGGCATGTCAGCGGTGGGGATTGGCATATCAGACAAGAGGACTGACACGTTGGGCCCAGGATAAGCTTGATGTCTGGCGTGGGCTGCGCAAAGCAGCGCCCTCCCAGAGAGCCGCCGACCACGGTGGATGCACAGCGCATGCGTGGTTGCCTCGTGGGCGCCAGCCCCTGGAGTTCCTTCAGGGGTTTGGCTTTTGCCCCCACCCCCATCCTCATCGCGGGCCAGTTGTGGTCGACACGTCCCCCTGCGAACACATCGTGCTGAATGCCGCAATGTGTCACATCGCAGAGCAGTTTTCTTTGGCCGCAGCGCCGCTGCGGGAATGAGCGCACAGGGTTAATTTTCTCTGAAAGAGACGGTTTCGCTTGAATTCCTTCGTTGTATGGCTCTTAATGAAGAACATGGGTGCTTCGCGCTTGAAGCGGACGCAGCGCAGGCACCCCAAAGCCCGATAACCCCAGGAGGATGTGCCCATTTCCACAAGGCGGTAAACTTCTTCGCCCGAAAATGACAACGTTCCGATTGGCGCTATCCCTCTTGTGGCGGCAGGGGGAAGCACCAAGCGGGCCGTGCGCGTCTCGCGCTTGAAACGGACACAGCGCAGGCGCCCCCACATCCCGGTCACCCCAGGAGGACGCACCTATTGTCATAAAGTGGTCAGTTCTTTCCGTATGAAAATGACAACGTTTCGATTCGTGCGCCCCTCCTGCAGCCGCAGAGGGCGCGCCACGCAGGACGAAAGAGTGTCCGTCGAGAGCATGAACCAAGGGAGGGTTGGAACAATGCTGTCAAAGCTTGCAAAGACATGGCTGGTCCTAGGTCTGACACTAGGCGTCGTCTCGGTTGGGCACAGCCACGGACTGATTCAGGAGCCGCCATCGCGCAATTGGTACTGCGGAGTGGTCACGAAGCCGGATGAGGTGGGCAGGCCCGGTGAATACGCAGAATGCGCTGATGCCTTCAGCAGTGACCCCAACGGCGGTTATCAGTTCATGAGCGTGCTTACCCACGCCCAGGGACGAGCCGTGGTCACGCCTCTGCCCCCGCACGTATGCGGCTTCGGCAGCGAGACCTGGAGCGGCGGCGCCACGCCCTGGGACAAGTCCATCAACTGGCCGACGAACAACATCCGCGCCGGTCGCCAGACCATTACCTGGAACGTGACTTGGGGGCCGCACTTCGACGATACGAAGGAGTTCCGCTACTGGATGACCAAGCCTGGTTTCGTGTATCAGGTAGGCAAGCCCCTGACCTGGAACGACTTCGAAGAAGCCGCATTCTGCGTCCTCACGTACGACGACAGCAACCCCAACGGCAATCCGGACATCAGCCCGGACAAGGCCAATGGGCTCTTCCGCACCAGTTGTAACGTGCCGCAGCGGCAGGGGCGCCACATCATCTATGGCGAATGGGGGCGTAACCACTACACCTACGAGCGCTTCCACAGCTGTGTCGATGTGGTGTTCTCCGATTCCAACGGCGGCACGGCGCAAGCGAATATCAGCATGCAGCCGAACGTCACCGAATTCATCGGTGAGGGCACCCTCCGTCTGGATGGCAGTGCGTCCCAGGGAACCGGCCTGAGTTATCAATGGAGCGTCAATGCGCCGAACCCGAGCCTGTATAAGCTGGAGAACGCTGGCCAGTCCGTCGCCACCCTGTCTCTGACCGAACCTCCGGCGGCGAGCAATATTTCAATTTCCCTGCGGGTCTCCAACTCGACGAGCTCCCATACCGCCACCGTCAGCCTCAAGCATCTGCCTCGTAAGTCCAACGGCTATGTCGACCTGGGCCCGCTCACCGTTCAGGCCAGGACGCTGAATGTGGGTGACAAGGTTTCGGTACGGTCCGTGAACAGCAGCGGCCAGGACTCCTACCATCCGTCCACCCCTCTGGAGATCACCTCCGCCACCTCCGTCGCCAGTGCCTGGCCATACGCTCTGGCCGAAGCGGTCAATCAAAGCAGCGCGGCCCTGAAGATCGGTGTACTGGATTCCGCGGGAGGAGTCGTTCCTCAGCAGCACGCCACGGCAAATCGTCTCTATGCCTTGTCGGCAGCCAATATTGGCAACGCCTATCTCCAGGTGGAGAGCGGAAACGGCAACAGCACCTGCAAGGTCTCCTATACCGTCACCAATCAGTGGAACTCCGGCTTCCAGGCCGAGCTCACCATCACCAACCTGGCGGCGACCGCGATCAATGGCTGGGAGTTGAGCTGGACCCTGGGCAGCAACGAGCAGCTCACCTACGGCTGGAGCGCCGCGTTCACCTCCTCCGCCTCCAGCGTGGTCGCGTCCAACCCGGCCAGCCACTGGAACGGCGTGCTGGCAGCGAACGGCGGCACGGCTGGGATTGGCTTCGTTGGAACCAAGGGCTCCGCCCCGCCGGCCGTCCCCAGCGTGTTCATGCTCAACGGTACCCGCTGCCAGCAAGCCGCTACCGCAGTGAAGCACAAACACGTGCACTGACAACGGTTCGATTCGCCCGGTCTCTGCCCCTCTGGCGGGACAAAACAAGAACCTCATCCAGACGGAGGCATCGTCGTGACGAAGAAGCCCATAGGACGCAACAGTCTGTCCTTGATGTGCCTGAAGATTTGCATCCCGCTCTGGCTCGCTGCTTCGCAGGCCAGCGCGGCAGAGGGCGTCCCATACACGTGGAAGAACGTCGTGACCGGAGGAGGTGGAGGCTTTGTTCCGGGGATTGTCTTCAATGAGACCGAGCCGGACCTGATTTATGCGCGGACCGATATTGGCGGTGTCTACCGCTGGAATCCGGCCGACAACAGCTGGATTCCGCTCCTGGATCATGTCGGCTGGACGGACTGGGGCAAGCTGGGAGTGGACGCCCTGGCGACCGATCCTGTCGACCCCCGGCGCGTTTACATGGCCACCGGCATGTATACGAATGGGTGGGACCCGAACCTTGGCTACATCATGCGTTCGACGGACAAGGGCAACACGTGGCAGATGACGCAGCTGCCATTCTACGTCGGGGGGAACATGCCCGGCCGTTCGCTGGGCGAGCGCCTCGCCGTTGATCCGAGCAAGAACAGCATTTTGTACTTCGGGGCCCGAAGCGGCAACGGGCTGTGGAGGAGCACTGACTCCGGCGTCACCTGGAGCAAAGTGACGAGCTTCCCCAATCCAGGGACGTACGTGCAGGACCCGTCCAACAGCTATCAGAGCGACATCATGGGCATCGCCTGGGTGACGTTCGACAAGTCGACGGGGACCCCGGGCAGCGCGACGCAAACGATCTACGTCGGCGTGGCGGACACGGCGGAGAGCATCTACCGAAGCACCGACGGAGGGGCAACCTGGCAGGCCATTCCGGGCCAACCCTCCGGTTTCCTCCCGCACCATGGGGAAATCTCGAACGGCCAGCTCTACATCACGTACAACAACGGCATCGGCCCATACGACGGCACGAAGGGTGACGTTTACAAATACAACACCTCCACCGGCGTCTGGACGAACATCAGCCCGATTCCGAGCACGAGCAGCGACAACTACTTCGGCTACGGTGGATTGGCGATCGACCGCAAGAATCCGAATACACTCATGGTCGCGACGCTGAATTCCTGGTGGCCGGATGCCAACATCTACCGCAGCACCGATGGCGGTGCGACGTGGACGAGCATCTGGTCCTGGGTCGGCTATCCGAGCCGCAACTTCCTCTACACCCAAGACATCTCGGCTGCGCCATGGCTTGATTTGGGTGGCAACCCGCAGCCCCCGGAAATCGCGCTCAAGCTCGGATGGATGATGGGTGACTTGGAAATCGACCCGCACAACCCGAACCGGATGATGTACGGGACGGGCGCGACCATCTACGGAACGAACAACTTGCTGGACTGGGGCACGGCCAAGAAGGTCAACATCACCGTCATGGCCAAGGACCTCGAGGAGATGGCCGTCTTCGATTTGGTCAGCCCACCTTCCGGAACGGCCCAGTTGCTCAGCGCGGTCGGCGACGTGTCCGGCTTCAGGCACGAGGATGTCACAAAGGCCCCAGCGAAGATTCTCACGAACCCCAACAGCACGAGCAGCATTGACTTCGCACAATCCAATCCGGGCTTCGTGGCTCGCGTCGGCTATGCCGACAAGGCGGCCAACCCGAATAGCAAATCCGTTGCTCTCTCTTATGACGGAGGCAGCAATTGGTTCAACCCGTCCGGAGAGCCCGCTGGCACGAAGGGCGGCGGTCAGATTGCGGTGGCCGCCAACGGCAGCTCGCTCGTCTGGAGCACCTCCGATATCGGCGTCTTCTACTCCGCGGAGGGCAATTCGTGGACTGCGAGCGCCGGAGTACCAGCAGGTGCGAAGATCGCGTCCGACCGCGTCAACAAGAATACGTTCTATGCGCTTGCGAATGGCAGGTTCTACGTCAGCACGAACGGCGGCGCGTTGTTTACGCCCACTGCGGCCACGGGCCTGCCTGGCTCCGGCAATCTGAAGGCGGTCCCTGGCGTGGAGGGAGATCTCTGGCTCGCAGGTGGCAGCAGCACCACCGTTTACGGCCTGTGGCACTCCACGAACGGTGGCGCTTCGTTCACCGCGCTGTCCAATGTGGAGGAGGCGGACGTCATTGGCTTTGGCAAAGCAGCTCCCGGCCAGACGTATGTGGCGCTCTACGCGTCCGCGAAGATTGACGGCGTGCGCGGCTTCTTCCGGTCTGACAACGCGGGCGGGACCTGGGGTCGAATCAACGACGACTCACATCAATACGGCGTGACGAACAGCGCGATCACGGGCGACCCGCGTGTCTATGGGCGCGTCTACATTGGAACCAACGGACGGGGAATCGTCTACGGAGACCTCAAAGGCGATACAACGAACAACTCGTCCATCACGCCGACAACCGCGACCTTCGACAAGAAGACGGCGAACCAGGCGGACATCACTGTCACGATGACGCTCAACGGCAACAGCCTGTCCGCCATCAAGAACGGTTCGGTATCCCTCGTCTCCGGCGCTGACTACACGGTCTCCGGCACGACGGTGATTCTCAAGAAGAGCTACCTTGCTACCCAGTCAGTCGGTACGACGCACCTGACGTTCGACTTCAGCGCGGGGAGCGATCCGGTGCTGTCTGTCTCGGTTGTCGACACAACGTCGACGCCAGGCGGCGTTCTCAAGGTCCAGATGTACAACGGTCAGACCGCCGCATCCAGCAACAGCATCAACCCTCGGTTCAAGATCGTGAACACGGGCACGAGCGCCCTCAATCTGGCGAACGTGACGGTTCGTTACTACTACACGGCCGATGCCAACAAGGCACAGTCATTCTGGTACGACTGGGCCAGTGTCGGCACCGCCAACGTGAAGGGGAGCTTTGTCACGATGGCGGCGCCGAAGACGGGCGCTGATACGTATCTGGAAATCGGCTTCACCAGTGGTGCGGGCTCCCTCTCGCCGGGTGCATCGGCGGAGCTTCAAATCCGGTTCTCCCGCACGGACTGGAGCAACTACACGCAGACGAACGACTACTCCTTCGACCCGACGGGCACGTCCTACACCGATTGGAACAAGGCCACCGGTTACATCTCCGGCAGCCTGACGTGGGGCATCGAGCCATAACCGGCCGCTCCATTTCGACGGAACAACCACTTCATTGAGGCATGGAATGTTTTATCCGGAGGAAAATATGCGACGAAACACTCTAAGAACCTGCTCCTTGGCGCTGTCTTCTCTATCGTCTCTGCTCTTGGCACTCTGGGGAGGAACCGCAGCCGCGGCAGTTCATGTGGACAACCCGTTTGAAAGTGCAACTGCATACATCAACCCCGACTATGCGGCTCTGGTTGACACCTCAATTGCCAAAACGACCGACAGCACCCTGATCGCGAAGATGCGCACGGTCAAAAAGTATCCGACCGCGGTCTGGCTCGACCGCATCGCGGCGGTTCACGGCGGCAGCGCGAACGGTGGCCGCAAGAGCCTGCGTGATCACCTCGACCTGGTGCTGGCACAAAAAAAGCCAGACCAACCCATCACCGCGACGTTCGTCATCTACGACATGCCAGGCCGCGACTGCGCAGCGCTGGCGTCCAACGGTGAGCTGCCGCTCACCGCGGAGGGCCTGCAACGCTACAAGACGGAGTATATCGATGCCATTGCGACCGTCTTCTCCGATCCGGTGTACCAGGATATCCGAATCGTCGCGGTCATCGAGCCGGACGGCCTGCCGAACCTGGTGACCAACCTGAGCGACCCTGAGTGCGCCCAGGCCAACTCCAGCGGCATCTACGTGGCGGCTGCGCGGTACGCCCTGAACAAACTGCACGCCATCCAGAATGTCTACACCTACCTGGACATTGCCCACTCGGGCTGGCTGGGCTGGGACAACAACCGTCAGGGGATCATCTCGCTCTACACCGACGTCGTGGGCGGGACCACGGCGGGGCTGGCCAGCGCCGATGGCTTCGTGACCAACACGGCCAACTACACGCCCCTCGTCGAGCCGAACCTGGTGGACCCGAACGTCACCGTGGGCGGGCAGCAGCTCAAGTCGGCGAAATACTACGAGTGGAACCCCCACTTCGATGAGAGCGACTTCGCGGCAGCCCTCTACACCGGCTTCACGTCCGCGGGCTGGCCGGCCAGCATCGGCTTCCTCATTGACACCTCGCGCAATGGTTGGGGCGGGTCCTCCCGGCCGACGGGTGCGACTGGCAGCACGGTCGACACGTACGCCGACTCTGGCCGCGTGGACCGGAGGGCTCACCGGGGTCTTTGGTGCAACCACAGCGGTACCGGCATCGGTCAAGCGCCCCAGTCGTCTCCGGCGGGCTATACCGCCTCGCACCTGGATGCTTTCGTCTGGGTCAAGCCGCCGGGCGAGTCGGACGGCGCGAGCGAGGAGATTCCGAACAACGAGGGCAAAGGCGCGGACCCGATGTGCAACCCGGACTACACCACGAAATACAATACGAAGAGCGGTGCACTGCCGAACGCTCCGCTGTCCGGCCACTGGTTCCATAACCAATTCGCGATGCTGGTTCAGAACGCGTATCCCGTCATCCCGCCGACCCAAGGCGACAATGAGCCGCCCTTTTCGCCGACGGGCCTGACGGCCACCCCGGGAAACCAGCAGGTGACGCTCCGCTGGACCGCTTCGCTCAGTGCGACGAGCTATACCGTCAAGCGGGGCACGGCCAGCAATGGACCGTTTGCGACGGTGACCTCCGTGACGGGCACCACCTACGCCCACACCGGACTGACCAATGGGACGACCTATTACTTCGTGGTCAGCGCGTCCAACAGCCACGGCGAGAGCGCGAACACCAGCACGGTCTCGGCAACGCCTGGCAATGAGGTCCTGCCTGCGCCGACCAGCTTGCTCGCAACGGCAACCAGCTCCAGCCAGATCAACCTGAGTTGGACAGGCGCTGCGGGAGCCACCGGCTACAACATCTACCGCTCCACCTCGCCGAACGTGGCGACGACCGCGACGAACAAGGTGGGGAACCGCTCCACCGCGAGCTTCACCGACACGGGCCTGCTGCCCAACACGGCCTACTATTACAAGGTGACGGCCTTCAATGCCTCCCTTGAGTCCGCCGCGTCGAGCGAAGTCTCTGCCACGACGCAGAACATCAGCACCGGAACCCTCTCCGTTCTTTACCGCGATGGGGACAACAACGCCCCGAGCAACAACCAAATCAGGCCCCACCTCCGGGTGAAGAACGGCGGCACCGCATCGGTCAACCTGGCGGACATCAAGGTCAGGTACTACTTCTCGCTGGAGAGCCCGGCCACCCTTCAAGTCACCTGCGATTGGGCGGTCATGGGCTGTGGCAACACGGGCTTCCAATTCGTGCAGTTGGCCTCTCCGCGGCCTGGAGCCAGCCATTATCTGGAGATCAGCTTCCTCAGCGGCACTCTGGCGGCAGGCCAGGACGCGGGTGACATCCAGCTCCGCGTGAACACGTCGAACTGGGCGAACTTCAACGAGGCGGATGACTACTCATTCAAGGTCGGACAGACGGCCTATGGCGAGAACACCCAGATCCCCGTCTACCGGAACGGCACGCTGGCTGGAGGCATCGAGCCGTAGCGTCCTCCAGACCTGTCCTGAGGTCAGTGCTCATCCTTGAGTTCTCCGGGTTCTCCTCGCTCGGAGAACTCAAGCGCCGTGCTTCCAGCGAGATGGGGAGCGCAGCGTCCGCCGAGGGCTTGGTGTAGACTCGGGGGAGATACTTCCATGGCCTCCGCGCACCAGCCCGGCGGAGGCGAGCAGGTTCGTCAGCTGAATTTTCAAGATCGACTGGAGGCGCTCACGGACCTGCTCAGACCCTGGTCTGAGCTCTGGTCCAGTTCCATCCTCCAGAACTGGCCGCAGTCCGGAGCCGCCTATCCCGAGTCCTGGCGGTCTTATGCGGAATCGCTCGATGAAGCAGGCGAGCGAAGGTTGGACCATGGGGAGCTTCTAGGCGCTCCTCCTCCCGCTCTGCATTCGCTCCTGCTTGCGCTTCATGGGCTGACCGAACTGCCTTGGCATGAAGGAGTTCACGGGCTGACGACCGCGGACGGGCAGGGGCTCAGCATCAAGAAGGCCCATGAGGTCGAGCGGGTCCTCGCCCTGCTTGGACCCAGGACGCGGACTATCCGCCAGGCGGCCGACATCGGGGGCGGCATGGGGCATCTGGCTCGGCTCTGTGTGAAAACCTTCGATTGGACCTTTCACAGCATCGATCGGGATGCCGCACTGCAGGAGAAAGGCCGGGACTGGCTGCGAAGAGCCCGGACCCTGCCGCAGGAAAAGCTGAGTTTCCTCCACGCGTCCGTCGAAGACGGGCCGCAGCTCGAGATTGACCCGCTCTTTTCCGGTCATGACCGGGCCTCGATCGGGCTGCACACCTGTGGTCCGCTCGCCCTTACGCAGATTCGCAAGAGCCAGGAGGCAGGCTTCCTGCTGAACTTTGGCTGTTGCTACGACAAGCTGGATGCCGCGAGGGATTACCCCGTCTCCCGCTTCGGGGAGGCCCATCGGCTTCCCTTCACCCGGTACGCCCTGTCCCTGGCGACGCGGGGGCGACACCACAAGACCGGAACGGAGTTCGCGCTCATGAAGCGGGTGTACGCGCAACGGTTCGCGCTCGATCTCCTGCTGAGACGCCAGTGTCCCGAACTCGGATTCGTGCCGGCAGGGGATGCACCCAAGGCGCTCTATGCCGGTAGTTTCGCTGTCTATGCGCGAGATCGCCTGGAGCGCCTGCGACTCGACCCCGGCATGGCCGAGGCCGAGCTGGACTCATTCGAGGTGTCCGTTCGCCCCGAGACGCGGCGCCTCTTTCTCTGTCATCTACTGAGGGATCGCTTCGCGAGGGCTCTGGAGATCGTCCTCTTGCTCGATCGCGCGCTCCTCCTCGAGGAGATGGGCTTTCAAGTGGAACTCCTGCAAGTCTTCGATCCGCGCCTTTCCCCGCGCAATGTTGCGCTCATCGCCTCGAGAGTGGAAGAGCCCGTGGGCCATACTCGGGGCTCATGAGCCCGAATCTCCAGGCCCTGGCCGACCTCCACTCCGGTCGTCTCAGGCCTTCAGTTTGAAGGCCAGTGTTGTCACCCATTCATTCATGTTGGGTACCTCTTTCGGGTTGGACTCGTAAAGCTCCAGCCGACAGGCGAAGTGGTCGCCGTCGGGTTTTTCGACCATGTCGAAATCCTGGTGGGTCAGTTGGGCCCAGCCGATCATCATGCCGGTGACGGTGATGAGCTCATCGGGGTGGCCATGCCAGGTCAGCGACATGAAGCGGCCGGCGGGCAAGGTGCCGGTCTTGAGAGCACCCTCCGTTGGCCCCGTGGTTTCAAGCGCGATGCCGGCCTCTACGTCCAATGTCTCTTCCATATTGATACGGCGATAGTTGTAGAACGGCGCCCCGACGGGCTTCAATCCGTGCTTCTCGATGTGGGCGAAGATCTGCGGAAAGCCTTCAATCGCCGGTCGGTTCATCTGGTTCATCGGCACGGTGAACGTGACGTAGAGATAGGGCAGGGCGGGACGCTCGATGATCTTGGGCAAAGTCAGCATGGATTTCTTTCCTTTCGCTTGTATTTGAGAAGAATGCTTTTTGTGCGGGTTTTACTGGTGGAATGATGTACACCTCCGAATAGACGACAACGGAGGAATGAGAGCATGTTCATCAATGGGCGTTTGCGTCCCTCTGCCCTGCTGCTCGTGATGGGTATTGTTGGGACCGGGTGTCTTCAGGACGGAGCGTGGACAGAGGCCGAGGAGGCCTCCGAGCTGGCGGGTGGCGGTGGGCCCAGTAGCGGCGAGGTCGTCCAGGCGAATGCCCAGAAGGTGCTCGCATGTGATCCCGGCACCACGACGACGACCTGGGCGACGAACTGTCCGACGTCTCCTCCGGCCTGTACCACGGGTACCTGGACGGCGGGTGGTCCGGACCCGGATCACACCCAGTTCACGTTGATCAAGCAGTCCGAGCACTTCGCCATCTATTCGGACGAGACCATCGCCGATGCCACCGCGCAGGGCGCGCTCGACACGCTCGAGAACACCATCTGGAAGTTCTATTTCGGCTCGCCGATCTTCTTCAAGGAGCCGCTCTGCAACCTGACGAACAAGACCAAGGTGAGCGTCCACGTCCATTCCGGCTGGGGTCTGTCCGGTGGCGCGTGGACCTCGACGCGCATGGGCATGTGGATCGGCCCGGGCGCGCTCAACGACCACTGGGGGCTCGGTCACGAGTTCATGCACTCCGTGCAGAGCGTGAGCGGCGGCCTGTCCTGCAACCGCACGAACACCTGCGGCTGGATCTACGAGAGCCACGCCAACTTCATGCCACACCAACTCCCCGAGTACCGCAACCAGGTGCACTGCTCGGAGATGTCCGTGAACGCGCCGCACGTCTACCTGGGCTCGACGCGTGATCGCTACTGCAACTGGCAGTTCATGGAGTTCCTCAAAGACAAATACTGCTACAGCGCCGTCAACGAGATCTGGACGAGCAGCCCGGGCAGCGATCCCTTCTCGCAGATCATGAAGACGCGGGGCTGGAACATCAGCCAGATGAATGACTTCTTCGGCGAGTGGGCGATGCACAACGTGACCTGGGACTACAAGGATCCGCCCCCCACCGCAGGCGGCAACCAGGGTCCGACCTACCGCTCCCGGTATGGTTCGATCACAGCCAAGTCGCGGCCCGAGCAGCGCCTGCGCCTGACCCAACTCGATCCGCTGGACGGGGATTATGCGACTCATCGTCGCTTCGTGACGCCGAGCGCGTGGGCGCCGCAGCGCTGGGGCTACAACATCGTGCGACTCTACCCGGAGGCAGGCGCCACGAGCGTGACCGTCACCTTCCGGGGCGTGACGCAGGGAGGCGCGGACTCCGATTGGCGCTGGGGCCTCGTCGCCACGGACAGCGCCATCACCACGCCGCGCTACAGCACCTTGCAGCGGGGCTCGGACGCCTCGCTCGAGTTCTGCATCAATCCCGGTGAGTCGCTCTTCCTGGTCGTGGTCGGCACGCCCGCGGTGCAGAAGCAGATCGTCTGGGATCAGATGTACAACACCATTCACCGCTACCCCTGGATGGTGCAACTCGCCAATGCCTGGCCCGAGGGCTTCCGCAATGGCGCCCAGGACGCCTGTCCTTCGGGAACGCGCCGTCACTCGAACGGCGGCGGCTGTGTCGTCAACAGCGTTCCGGCGAGCGTGTACGTTGGCCCC encodes the following:
- the pdxR gene encoding MocR-like pyridoxine biosynthesis transcription factor PdxR produces the protein MTRGPVARPWRVDLPLEPASPTPLYRQLVQIIARDIRRGRLRPGDALPGTRSLAEELGITRKVVVTALDELVSQGWLVSQPARGTFVSPALPSHAVADAEPRRADIRQEPVGARPSVLTLNDGSPDARLAPLEALARAYRRALLRLSRKGLGYGDARGDGVLREVLSSFLNQARGLSSRPEQLVITRGSQMALLLAGKALVRPGEVVAVESPGYTPAWDAFRFVGAELCPVSVDHEGLRIDALERVLARGRVRAVYTTPHHQYPTTVSLSAARRLALLSLAAKHGFTIIEDDYDYEYYYASRPLLPMASTDELRSVVYIGSLSKLLAPGIRVGYLVANEQLLEKAVEARATVDRQGEPALERAVAELLEDGELQRHARKARRVYEGRRDHLVSRLRAHRHLREMLEFDVPSGGLALWLRAREGVDVEAWSRRAAEKGLLFMPGSAHGTERLARQGFRAGYAALEPRELDAAVTLLGKSA
- a CDS encoding lytic polysaccharide monooxygenase, with amino-acid sequence MLSKLAKTWLVLGLTLGVVSVGHSHGLIQEPPSRNWYCGVVTKPDEVGRPGEYAECADAFSSDPNGGYQFMSVLTHAQGRAVVTPLPPHVCGFGSETWSGGATPWDKSINWPTNNIRAGRQTITWNVTWGPHFDDTKEFRYWMTKPGFVYQVGKPLTWNDFEEAAFCVLTYDDSNPNGNPDISPDKANGLFRTSCNVPQRQGRHIIYGEWGRNHYTYERFHSCVDVVFSDSNGGTAQANISMQPNVTEFIGEGTLRLDGSASQGTGLSYQWSVNAPNPSLYKLENAGQSVATLSLTEPPAASNISISLRVSNSTSSHTATVSLKHLPRKSNGYVDLGPLTVQARTLNVGDKVSVRSVNSSGQDSYHPSTPLEITSATSVASAWPYALAEAVNQSSAALKIGVLDSAGGVVPQQHATANRLYALSAANIGNAYLQVESGNGNSTCKVSYTVTNQWNSGFQAELTITNLAATAINGWELSWTLGSNEQLTYGWSAAFTSSASSVVASNPASHWNGVLAANGGTAGIGFVGTKGSAPPAVPSVFMLNGTRCQQAATAVKHKHVH
- a CDS encoding X2-like carbohydrate binding domain-containing protein, which encodes MTKKPIGRNSLSLMCLKICIPLWLAASQASAAEGVPYTWKNVVTGGGGGFVPGIVFNETEPDLIYARTDIGGVYRWNPADNSWIPLLDHVGWTDWGKLGVDALATDPVDPRRVYMATGMYTNGWDPNLGYIMRSTDKGNTWQMTQLPFYVGGNMPGRSLGERLAVDPSKNSILYFGARSGNGLWRSTDSGVTWSKVTSFPNPGTYVQDPSNSYQSDIMGIAWVTFDKSTGTPGSATQTIYVGVADTAESIYRSTDGGATWQAIPGQPSGFLPHHGEISNGQLYITYNNGIGPYDGTKGDVYKYNTSTGVWTNISPIPSTSSDNYFGYGGLAIDRKNPNTLMVATLNSWWPDANIYRSTDGGATWTSIWSWVGYPSRNFLYTQDISAAPWLDLGGNPQPPEIALKLGWMMGDLEIDPHNPNRMMYGTGATIYGTNNLLDWGTAKKVNITVMAKDLEEMAVFDLVSPPSGTAQLLSAVGDVSGFRHEDVTKAPAKILTNPNSTSSIDFAQSNPGFVARVGYADKAANPNSKSVALSYDGGSNWFNPSGEPAGTKGGGQIAVAANGSSLVWSTSDIGVFYSAEGNSWTASAGVPAGAKIASDRVNKNTFYALANGRFYVSTNGGALFTPTAATGLPGSGNLKAVPGVEGDLWLAGGSSTTVYGLWHSTNGGASFTALSNVEEADVIGFGKAAPGQTYVALYASAKIDGVRGFFRSDNAGGTWGRINDDSHQYGVTNSAITGDPRVYGRVYIGTNGRGIVYGDLKGDTTNNSSITPTTATFDKKTANQADITVTMTLNGNSLSAIKNGSVSLVSGADYTVSGTTVILKKSYLATQSVGTTHLTFDFSAGSDPVLSVSVVDTTSTPGGVLKVQMYNGQTAASSNSINPRFKIVNTGTSALNLANVTVRYYYTADANKAQSFWYDWASVGTANVKGSFVTMAAPKTGADTYLEIGFTSGAGSLSPGASAELQIRFSRTDWSNYTQTNDYSFDPTGTSYTDWNKATGYISGSLTWGIEP
- a CDS encoding glycoside hydrolase family 6 protein is translated as MRRNTLRTCSLALSSLSSLLLALWGGTAAAAVHVDNPFESATAYINPDYAALVDTSIAKTTDSTLIAKMRTVKKYPTAVWLDRIAAVHGGSANGGRKSLRDHLDLVLAQKKPDQPITATFVIYDMPGRDCAALASNGELPLTAEGLQRYKTEYIDAIATVFSDPVYQDIRIVAVIEPDGLPNLVTNLSDPECAQANSSGIYVAAARYALNKLHAIQNVYTYLDIAHSGWLGWDNNRQGIISLYTDVVGGTTAGLASADGFVTNTANYTPLVEPNLVDPNVTVGGQQLKSAKYYEWNPHFDESDFAAALYTGFTSAGWPASIGFLIDTSRNGWGGSSRPTGATGSTVDTYADSGRVDRRAHRGLWCNHSGTGIGQAPQSSPAGYTASHLDAFVWVKPPGESDGASEEIPNNEGKGADPMCNPDYTTKYNTKSGALPNAPLSGHWFHNQFAMLVQNAYPVIPPTQGDNEPPFSPTGLTATPGNQQVTLRWTASLSATSYTVKRGTASNGPFATVTSVTGTTYAHTGLTNGTTYYFVVSASNSHGESANTSTVSATPGNEVLPAPTSLLATATSSSQINLSWTGAAGATGYNIYRSTSPNVATTATNKVGNRSTASFTDTGLLPNTAYYYKVTAFNASLESAASSEVSATTQNISTGTLSVLYRDGDNNAPSNNQIRPHLRVKNGGTASVNLADIKVRYYFSLESPATLQVTCDWAVMGCGNTGFQFVQLASPRPGASHYLEISFLSGTLAAGQDAGDIQLRVNTSNWANFNEADDYSFKVGQTAYGENTQIPVYRNGTLAGGIEP